In Chitinibacter sp. FCG-7, the genomic stretch CGGATCTGGTTTCTGGCGCTGTATTTGATTGGTGAAGCCAAAACTGGTTTGTCGGCCTTGGCACTGAAACGGCAGCTCGGCATCAATTACCGCACTGCTTGGTTGATGCAACATAAAATCATGCAGGCCATGCAACAACGAGATTCAGCCTATACGCTCAGTGGCACGGTGCAAATCGATGACGCCTATCTAGGCGGCGAGCGCTCAGGCGGCAAAGTTGGGCGAGGTTCGGAAAATAAAGTGCCCTTTGTGGCGGCGGTTTCGCTGGATGAACAGCAGCACCCCATCTATCTCAAGCTCACGCCAGTGGCTGGGTTTAGTCAGCAAGCCATCATCGAATGGGCGAAGGCGTGTTTAACGCCGGGTACGCAGGTGATTTCTGATGGCTTGTATTGCTTCACAGCGGTCAGCGAAGTGGGCTGTACTCACCAGCCGTATGTGGCTGGCGGTAGGAAACCGAAAGATTTGCCGATGTTTCACTGGATCAATACGGTACTGGGGAATGTAAAAACCAGCTTATCGGGGACGTATCATGCATTCGCATTTAGTAAATATGCGGATCGGTATTTAGCAGCGATTGCCTACCGGTTCAATCGCCGCTTTCGACTGGACACCTTGCCCCTGCACTTACTCACGGCGTATCGTAACTTGCGAACCAAAAACCGAACGCTGGCTGCGTAAGAAAGCTGAGGTGACTACCTAATCAGGTATTGCTTTATGTCTTTTACCTTAATCATGAATAGATGAATACAGTTAAGCTTGGCATGGCAAATAACTTGAGCAAAAACAGGCTCCATACCACCAAATTGACTTGCAAAGAATTCTAGTTTTTTGATGTTGTCATGAGTAATAACTACCATGTCACTCTCATGTGTTTCTGTATTTCTATTTCTGGTTTTCACTGAAACGGCAATTCGTGCACCTTTTTTTTCAGCGATGAGATCAGCGCCGACATGATCAACGTGCGCTACCTCATAACCACCCTTAATTAGGGCATATGTAACCAAACCCTCGCCGAAATCGCCGATGAGTTTTGGTGCTCGTGATTGCTCTGTCAGTTTGGGCATAGGGTTAACGTAGAAATATACACACGGAGCGTATGTATATTTCGATTGTCTGTGTGTACAAAGCGTCATGCTATGTGTTTTTTGCACTATTTCTCAAGCATGTGGGGTCGCTTATGCCTAAAAGTGCACAGCCAGATGGGATTGCTGAGCCACACTTGCTGGATGTGCTGCGTGAGGGATTGCACACCCACACAAGCTATTTGAATGTCGGCTTTGCTGCCGGTTGCAGGCAATGACACCAATGTGATCGACAGACCGCTTTGGCCGAGTTGCCAGTGCTGATATCCGAAAAAAGAAAGACCGCATTCCATCAGGTAGCGGCCTTCGCCTTTGCTGCGCTATAACTTGACTACTCGGCCAAAACGGACGGTGAGCGGCTACATCTTTTGCTTGATGTATTTGTTGTTGATCCTCACAGCTAGCACTCCCGCACCAATCAGCATCACGCCTAGCAGCATCAGGCCGATAGGGCCTGCAAGGCTGTCGGAAAAATGCTTATCCATGAAATAGCCGACATAACCCAGCGTCGCCAGTGTTCCCACTGCCAACAGAGTGCCCGAGCGAACCACGGTCGACAGGAAAATGGTGCCGCAGGCAAGGCCGAGGAACAGGATTTCAAACGGTGTTTTGTACAACCAATCCCCCATCGCACAGAGGAATATGATCGGCCCTAGGAGATAACAGATCGGTGCTATCGACTGGTGCTTGGATCTGCCAAGGCTCCAACCGATGCAGGTTAGCGACAGTCCCATAACAATGCCGATGAGGTTCGCGTCGATGTGCATCAAGTCGAAGGCAATGGCGAAGAAGAAGGAGCCGAAGAAGAGCGTGGTCAGCGCCAGCACAGTACGATCTTTGGCCCAAAACGTAAAGCCTTGCTGTATCGCCATGACGCAACACATAAACAGCATGCCATGCGCAGGATTTCCGCCACGCGAAAATTCGCTGAGCGTC encodes the following:
- a CDS encoding DUF2157 domain-containing protein is translated as MANRHDALDDIIRLMKSHGITIDEIATALLGNSEAKAKQNSSILARLFGYIGGLFIISGMTYFIGMQWDEMSTLPRILTTLGSGFCLFIMAITCTMRDSLEKAATPLFLLAALLEPTGILVTLSEFSRGGNPAHGMLFMCCVMAIQQGFTFWAKDRTVLALTTLFFGSFFFAIAFDLMHIDANLIGIVMGLSLTCIGWSLGRSKHQSIAPICYLLGPIIFLCAMGDWLYKTPFEILFLGLACGTIFLSTVVRSGTLLAVGTLATLGYVGYFMDKHFSDSLAGPIGLMLLGVMLIGAGVLAVRINNKYIKQKM